From Paenibacillus sp. V4I7, one genomic window encodes:
- a CDS encoding MFS transporter gives MQHVATATDMTQEKVIDAKKAVPWIIFLIFFAVLNETVFNVSTPAIAKQYAITPTGVSWVLTTFIIFFGIGSVIYGRLSDIFSLKKLIVAGIVIYSVGSALGFLLQAWYPAVIFARAVQGAGASAIPALIMVVVARYFSPTDRGKIFGILTSTVSFAIAVGPVIGGFVSSTLHWTYLFIIPLFTLISIPFFRQILPEEKRKEGSVDILGAVLVAFSVAGITVYLSFPHWYYLAASVVLFIWFVTHIRRAKEPFIEPALFRNKLLRGGLIVGFLIFCTVMGIMFVIPLMLATVNDLSTSMIGLILFPGAICAVVFGTIGGNLADKKGNNFVVYIGMGLLFVSLAAIALTIGHSPWLISAALLPTYVGFSFIQTALANRVSLTLEVHETGVGMGLFNLITFISGAVGTALVAKLLDGGMMEFYKNPILNTMKAVPYSNLLLIFAAVVIISALFYKQIFGKKLYTA, from the coding sequence ATGCAGCATGTTGCTACAGCAACAGACATGACACAAGAAAAGGTTATAGATGCCAAGAAGGCTGTGCCATGGATTATTTTTCTTATTTTTTTCGCGGTGTTGAACGAAACCGTTTTTAACGTTTCCACGCCAGCGATCGCCAAGCAATACGCGATTACCCCGACAGGTGTGAGTTGGGTACTCACCACATTTATTATTTTCTTTGGGATAGGCTCGGTTATTTATGGCCGGTTATCCGATATTTTTAGCTTGAAAAAGCTAATTGTTGCAGGAATCGTCATCTATAGTGTAGGTTCCGCTCTGGGCTTTCTTCTTCAAGCTTGGTATCCAGCCGTCATTTTTGCCCGCGCGGTTCAGGGTGCAGGCGCATCGGCTATTCCGGCATTAATCATGGTCGTGGTTGCTCGATACTTTTCTCCTACGGATCGTGGGAAAATATTCGGAATTTTAACATCTACCGTATCATTTGCTATTGCAGTAGGCCCTGTTATTGGCGGATTTGTCTCATCAACCTTGCATTGGACTTATCTATTTATCATTCCACTATTTACACTGATTTCAATTCCTTTCTTCAGACAGATATTACCTGAGGAGAAGCGAAAAGAAGGAAGTGTCGACATTCTTGGTGCGGTCCTCGTTGCCTTTTCCGTTGCGGGTATCACGGTATATTTGTCATTCCCTCATTGGTACTACTTGGCCGCGAGTGTGGTTTTATTCATTTGGTTTGTTACACATATTCGCCGAGCTAAAGAGCCTTTCATAGAGCCTGCCTTGTTCCGTAACAAACTGCTTCGTGGCGGTTTGATCGTTGGCTTTCTCATTTTCTGTACAGTGATGGGCATTATGTTTGTTATTCCATTGATGCTGGCGACAGTAAATGACTTGAGTACAAGTATGATCGGTCTCATTCTGTTCCCTGGTGCCATTTGCGCTGTTGTGTTTGGAACAATAGGCGGTAATTTAGCAGACAAGAAAGGAAATAACTTCGTTGTGTACATTGGAATGGGGCTTCTATTTGTAAGTCTCGCGGCTATTGCCCTCACGATAGGTCATTCACCTTGGCTCATTTCAGCAGCACTGCTTCCTACTTATGTTGGTTTTTCCTTTATTCAGACTGCTTTAGCTAATCGTGTTTCCTTGACGTTGGAGGTGCATGAGACGGGGGTAGGGATGGGATTGTTCAACCTCATTACGTTTATCTCAGGCGCGGTAGGAACGGCACTTGTTGCCAAACTGTTAGATGGCGGCATGATGGAGTTTTACAAGAATCCGATTTTGAATACAATGAAAGCTGTGCCGTACAGCAATCTTCTCCTTATATTTGCTGCTGTAGTGATTATAAGTGCACTGTTCTATAAGCAAATATTTGGGAAAAAGCTATACACAGCTTAA
- a CDS encoding DsbA family protein, whose translation MIIEIFQDIVCPWCRIGKKNLTDALANFTSEPVEIHYRAYQLDPSTPTEGSPFRATMLQKVQADESKLNGMVQQVTQAGQASGLHFDFSKVEKMPNTLKAHQLIAIAPEDHKKDLVDDLFKAYFEDGKDIGNADVLLDFAEKIGMDREQTSTRLRAKEGLEQVEVDLDFARQAGVSGVPFFVINRKYALTGAQPSATFLQALQQISE comes from the coding sequence ATGATTATTGAAATATTTCAAGATATTGTTTGTCCATGGTGCCGTATCGGCAAAAAGAATTTAACTGATGCGTTAGCCAATTTTACATCAGAGCCTGTTGAAATCCACTATCGTGCTTACCAGCTCGACCCTTCAACACCTACGGAGGGTTCACCGTTCCGTGCTACTATGCTCCAAAAGGTCCAGGCGGATGAATCTAAGCTGAACGGCATGGTGCAGCAGGTTACACAGGCTGGTCAAGCATCGGGATTACATTTCGATTTCTCCAAAGTTGAGAAGATGCCTAATACATTAAAGGCGCATCAGCTCATCGCTATCGCACCGGAAGATCATAAAAAAGATCTGGTTGACGATTTGTTTAAAGCTTACTTTGAAGATGGAAAAGATATTGGGAATGCGGATGTTTTGCTTGATTTTGCTGAGAAAATCGGCATGGATCGGGAACAAACCTCCACTCGTTTAAGGGCAAAAGAAGGGTTAGAGCAGGTCGAAGTTGATCTTGATTTTGCCAGACAAGCTGGCGTTTCGGGGGTTCCCTTTTTCGTCATCAATCGTAAATATGCACTTACTGGCGCTCAGCCTTCGGCCACCTTCCTGCAAGCCCTGCAGCAAATTAGTGAGTAG
- a CDS encoding IS1595 family transposase, giving the protein MELQFTDVQSHTFLTEEECENFLMKIRWSNGFCCPRCDYHEAFNIHARRLLECKECRMQVSITAGTIMHKSKLSLLHWFRAIQLLLQEGKEYTASSLSHILEINYRSAQLMLQKIHYANLIKENRLNLFQKLRKPASDAPIYNDQEYYEETPQTDLNQNFPNELNLRSYLESKINRLNSKLRIRSILPKDHQGYLHNKNRSGFTFINWIKTFISVYLYPTFLKCFQLSA; this is encoded by the coding sequence ATGGAACTACAATTTACCGATGTGCAATCTCATACGTTTCTTACAGAAGAAGAATGTGAGAATTTCTTAATGAAGATACGCTGGTCTAATGGGTTTTGTTGTCCTCGCTGTGATTATCATGAAGCTTTTAACATTCACGCACGAAGATTATTAGAGTGCAAGGAATGCAGAATGCAGGTCTCCATAACTGCTGGGACGATTATGCATAAATCTAAGCTTTCATTACTTCATTGGTTCCGTGCCATCCAACTGTTATTGCAAGAAGGCAAAGAGTATACTGCGAGTTCTTTATCACATATCCTTGAAATTAATTATAGAAGTGCTCAATTGATGCTTCAGAAAATTCATTATGCAAATTTGATTAAGGAAAATAGGCTTAATTTGTTTCAGAAATTAAGAAAGCCAGCCTCTGATGCTCCAATATATAATGATCAGGAATATTATGAAGAAACGCCTCAAACCGATTTAAACCAAAACTTCCCTAACGAGTTGAATTTGCGCTCATACTTAGAATCCAAAATAAATAGACTCAATTCCAAATTGAGGATACGGAGTATTTTGCCTAAAGATCACCAAGGATATTTGCATAATAAGAATAGATCGGGGTTTACGTTTATTAATTGGATCAAGACGTTTATTTCTGTCTATTTATATCCTACTTTTCTTAAATGTTTTCAACTCTCTGCTTAG
- a CDS encoding LTA synthase family protein, whose product MTNLLQTLKHVASRILIIVLPFLLMGMVEYLERGSYEELHKWVMSHPLTMVLAYFVVGTMYLFLIALTGRSRLSFWMLCAILLPLGAISGSKLKAIGAPYYPWDLVFKNQIVAYKAFLQGYLNVRILGTVVISLVIIALLFHLVFLHRRIQFTWIERSIYAVIAIIMATSLYSDKPIPFMKLYGIYTVPWDQTITYDENGYLYSSVQMLGFLKVAKPEGYSKKAITSIMEQIPEKKPASDKKPNIIVVLGEAFWDPTIMKNITFSRDPIPNLHQLQKTFTSGWMLSPQFGGSTANVEFEVLSGNSMRFFGKSPDKILPYIQYMNHGVDSLASITTRQGYTATSINPFFSYFFDSRKVYKHFGFSRFIASEFFPNDFEGPNYADRAVVKKIIEETEKSQGPDFIFANTMENHHPFKPGKFIKNTIEVKGDITPESKSILETYAQGISGTDKALQSLVDYYSKKSEPTILLFFGDHLPFFEENYKVYRDAKYVLPDDPDLYTKTHYTPFLIWNNFLPAVQEKMDLKMSPSFLGPKVLQMAGVQGSYYTDYLYELSQKIPVIPPNEMWDKYQIKESDLSGYMKLQYDNLFGGRYGYEAKGIKNSIVQPGYTLGYGDPVITKVNQSENKLQVVGKPFYSSCNVYIDGVAFKSNFDGDDTLYVDLSENPPLETGKSHQVEVRIHDDKKMKIGQSNLYPLP is encoded by the coding sequence ATGACTAATTTACTTCAAACACTTAAGCATGTAGCCTCTCGCATTTTGATTATTGTATTACCTTTTCTACTGATGGGCATGGTTGAATACTTGGAAAGAGGCTCCTATGAAGAACTTCATAAATGGGTCATGTCTCACCCACTTACCATGGTTCTTGCCTACTTTGTTGTTGGTACGATGTATTTGTTCCTTATTGCATTAACGGGTCGAAGCCGGTTATCCTTTTGGATGCTTTGTGCAATTTTGCTTCCTCTAGGAGCAATTAGCGGCAGTAAATTAAAAGCCATTGGAGCCCCTTATTATCCATGGGACCTCGTATTTAAAAATCAAATCGTTGCGTACAAGGCATTTTTGCAAGGGTATCTTAATGTTAGAATATTGGGCACAGTTGTGATCTCCCTCGTGATAATTGCTTTATTATTTCATTTGGTTTTCCTGCATCGACGTATCCAATTCACTTGGATTGAACGTAGTATTTATGCCGTTATTGCCATCATCATGGCGACTAGTCTTTATTCGGACAAGCCTATTCCTTTCATGAAATTATATGGCATTTACACGGTGCCATGGGATCAAACAATCACCTACGACGAGAATGGATACTTGTATTCCTCTGTACAAATGTTAGGTTTTCTGAAGGTCGCTAAACCAGAAGGATACAGTAAAAAAGCAATCACATCCATAATGGAGCAGATTCCTGAGAAAAAACCAGCAAGTGACAAAAAGCCAAACATCATTGTGGTACTTGGAGAAGCTTTTTGGGATCCTACAATCATGAAAAATATCACATTTAGTCGAGATCCTATACCCAATTTGCATCAGCTGCAAAAAACATTCACCAGCGGTTGGATGTTATCTCCACAATTCGGAGGCAGCACTGCAAATGTGGAATTTGAAGTCTTATCGGGTAATTCCATGCGATTCTTTGGGAAATCACCGGATAAAATATTACCTTACATCCAGTACATGAATCATGGCGTCGACTCTTTAGCCAGTATAACAACGAGGCAGGGTTATACCGCCACCTCAATTAACCCGTTCTTCAGCTATTTCTTCGATAGCAGAAAGGTGTATAAGCATTTTGGGTTTTCTCGTTTCATAGCTAGTGAGTTTTTTCCAAATGATTTTGAAGGCCCGAACTATGCGGACCGAGCTGTTGTAAAGAAGATTATTGAGGAAACGGAGAAAAGCCAAGGGCCTGATTTCATTTTTGCGAACACGATGGAGAATCATCATCCCTTCAAACCAGGGAAATTTATCAAAAACACGATTGAGGTTAAAGGAGATATTACACCTGAATCCAAAAGTATTTTGGAGACATACGCCCAGGGTATCTCGGGTACTGACAAAGCGCTTCAGTCTCTAGTGGACTATTACTCAAAAAAATCAGAGCCGACGATCCTTCTCTTTTTCGGGGATCATTTACCTTTTTTCGAGGAAAATTATAAGGTTTACCGTGATGCTAAATATGTCCTTCCTGATGATCCAGATTTGTATACGAAGACTCATTACACGCCTTTCTTGATTTGGAACAATTTCCTGCCTGCAGTTCAAGAAAAAATGGATCTAAAAATGAGTCCTTCCTTTCTAGGCCCTAAGGTTCTTCAAATGGCTGGTGTTCAGGGCAGTTACTACACAGACTATCTCTACGAATTGTCACAAAAAATTCCGGTCATTCCGCCAAATGAGATGTGGGACAAGTATCAAATCAAAGAAAGTGATCTCTCTGGCTATATGAAGCTTCAATACGACAACTTATTCGGAGGCCGTTATGGGTACGAAGCCAAGGGCATTAAAAACTCGATTGTACAACCTGGATATACTTTGGGGTACGGCGATCCCGTTATAACAAAAGTGAATCAAAGTGAAAACAAACTTCAGGTTGTTGGTAAGCCTTTTTATTCTTCCTGCAATGTTTATATTGATGGCGTAGCGTTTAAATCCAATTTTGATGGTGACGATACGCTTTATGTTGATCTATCGGAGAACCCACCATTAGAGACCGGAAAATCTCATCAAGTCGAAGTGCGTATTCATGATGATAAAAAGATGAAGATCGGCCAATCTAACCTTTATCCACTCCCCTAG
- a CDS encoding aldose 1-epimerase, translating into MSQYEIINSEWDGESTLRLVDHHAHAEAEIIPAVGLQLFRFDVRNHAYIAKPGSLAELRVKSSRYGVPILFPPGRVKLAAFSFEGREYSLPANREPDHAHGELRERPWKVIASGADAAGGAYVSAEFDFAEHPDMLAYFPHAACFRFTYRLKDGTLSLSGEIANHSGQTMPLSLGFHPYFAFAKGEASRVRVVIPAAAEWPLSADGYAAAEPSAPSPLTAALQEGTLVTELPNYPGGSQMLSIEPGPQTCELQYEARGTKLVYDMGDKFPIHVLFTAPWAEAVSLEPYTSIMNVFNETFSPEISGAQGLAAGESFKFNWSIHIEPLQ; encoded by the coding sequence ATGAGTCAGTACGAGATTATCAACAGCGAGTGGGACGGGGAGTCGACCCTTCGCCTAGTCGACCATCATGCCCACGCCGAGGCCGAAATCATCCCGGCCGTCGGATTGCAATTGTTCCGCTTCGATGTGCGGAACCATGCCTACATCGCGAAGCCAGGCAGCTTGGCTGAGCTTCGCGTCAAGTCTTCTCGCTACGGCGTGCCCATTCTGTTCCCGCCGGGGCGCGTCAAGCTTGCGGCCTTCTCCTTTGAAGGCCGCGAGTATAGTCTCCCCGCGAATCGGGAGCCGGACCACGCCCACGGTGAGCTGCGTGAGCGGCCGTGGAAGGTGATTGCCAGCGGCGCGGATGCCGCTGGCGGGGCTTATGTCTCCGCGGAGTTCGACTTCGCGGAGCATCCGGACATGCTGGCGTATTTTCCACACGCCGCATGCTTTCGCTTCACGTACCGTCTGAAGGACGGTACGCTGTCGCTCAGCGGTGAAATCGCCAACCATAGCGGCCAAACGATGCCGCTATCTCTTGGCTTTCACCCGTACTTCGCGTTCGCGAAGGGCGAAGCCAGCCGCGTGCGGGTCGTGATCCCCGCGGCAGCGGAGTGGCCGCTCAGCGCGGATGGCTACGCGGCGGCGGAGCCATCCGCGCCTTCGCCGCTCACTGCGGCGCTGCAGGAAGGCACGCTCGTCACGGAGCTGCCGAATTATCCAGGCGGCTCGCAGATGCTCAGCATCGAACCGGGCCCGCAAACCTGCGAGCTTCAGTATGAAGCTCGGGGGACCAAGCTCGTGTACGACATGGGAGACAAGTTTCCCATTCATGTGTTATTCACAGCGCCGTGGGCGGAAGCTGTTTCGCTTGAACCTTATACAAGCATCATGAACGTGTTCAACGAAACTTTTTCACCAGAAATTTCAGGTGCTCAAGGATTAGCTGCGGGAGAATCATTCAAATTCAATTGGTCAATTCATATTGAACCCTTGCAGTAA
- a CDS encoding AraC family transcriptional regulator translates to MHKRYELMPSTAQPFPLFIESIGHHEDQEKLLRPEGFPSYHWLQTYSGEGEFTMDGKKFRLTKGSGVLLLPDVPHSYWAVTEQWCTQYVTFGGTCADAILRSFDLMESAIFRWDEEGPLQVEIGRILANMDAALEYSGYEASADLYHFLMQLKKHGQINNRASIRNQMVQLQPLLNWLESHYDNPDIGLEEMAGILVITPRHMNTLFQHAFGLSPYSYLIMLRLRKSKEMLLKQQNQTVKDVAAQVGFRDTSHFVASFRKHVGLTPERFRQMN, encoded by the coding sequence ATGCATAAAAGATATGAGTTAATGCCTTCAACTGCGCAACCGTTTCCATTATTTATTGAAAGCATTGGTCACCATGAGGATCAAGAAAAGTTATTAAGACCTGAAGGGTTTCCTAGTTACCATTGGCTGCAAACTTATTCAGGTGAAGGGGAATTCACTATGGATGGGAAAAAATTCCGCTTAACAAAAGGTTCTGGGGTATTGTTGCTTCCAGATGTACCTCATTCTTATTGGGCTGTGACTGAACAATGGTGCACGCAATATGTCACATTCGGAGGGACTTGTGCAGATGCCATTCTTCGTTCTTTTGATTTGATGGAGTCTGCTATTTTTCGGTGGGATGAGGAAGGTCCATTGCAAGTGGAAATAGGACGAATTTTAGCTAATATGGATGCAGCTCTTGAATACTCGGGGTATGAAGCCTCTGCGGATTTATATCATTTTCTAATGCAGCTAAAAAAGCATGGACAAATCAATAACCGCGCCTCTATTCGCAATCAGATGGTCCAACTACAGCCATTATTGAATTGGCTTGAAAGTCACTACGATAACCCTGATATCGGACTTGAAGAAATGGCTGGCATCCTAGTGATTACACCTAGACACATGAATACATTGTTTCAGCATGCCTTCGGGCTATCCCCTTATTCCTATTTAATTATGCTGCGTCTTCGCAAATCCAAAGAGATGCTATTGAAACAGCAGAATCAGACTGTCAAGGATGTGGCTGCGCAAGTAGGTTTCCGAGATACAAGTCACTTTGTCGCGAGTTTTCGCAAGCATGTCGGACTCACACCCGAGCGTTTCAGGCAAATGAATTAG
- a CDS encoding beta-galactosidase — MINKKLPKIWYGGDYNPEQWEKEIMNEDLRMFNLSGIDVATLNVFSWALSQPNEDTYDFAWLDEIIDRLYENGTYVCLATSTGAHPAWMARKYPDVLRVDFEGRKRKFGGRHNSCPNSPTYRKYSERIAEKLAEHYKEHPAVLIWHVSNEYGGYCYCDHCADGFRNWLQERYTTLETLNKAWNTGFWGHTFYEWEEIVPPNALSEEWGVDNTNFQGISLDYRRFMSDSLLECYKLEYNAIKKHTPDLPVTTNLMGLYKQLDYFKWAKHLDVVSWDNYPSLDTPISLTAMTHDLMRGLKQGQPFMLMEQTPSQQNWQPYNSLKRPGVMKLWSYQAVAHGADTVMFFQLRRSVGACEKYHGAVIEHVGHEHTRVFRECAELGSELQKLSDSLLDTRINARIAIVFDWENRWAIELSSGPTVALKYVDEVHKYYDALFQQNIQADLIGTDTDLSDYDIVIAPVLYMVKEGYAKRVEDFVRSGGTFLTTFFSGIVNENDIVSLGGYPGELREVLGIWAEEIDALFPDQSNQIVLNEQWGALSGEYQCGLLCDLIHSEGAEIKAVYGSDFYQGMPALTVNKFGAGQAWYVATSPEPSFLQGFLANLCKEKGITAPIPPVSGVEISQRTNESETYLFILNHNDQPVNVDLGTVKGMDLIAGQPVTNTATLSAKGVLILSIY; from the coding sequence TTGATAAACAAGAAACTTCCCAAAATTTGGTATGGCGGAGACTACAACCCAGAACAATGGGAAAAAGAGATTATGAATGAAGATTTACGGATGTTTAATCTTTCAGGGATTGATGTTGCGACCTTAAATGTTTTTTCGTGGGCGCTCTCACAGCCTAATGAAGATACCTACGATTTTGCATGGCTGGATGAAATTATCGACCGTCTTTATGAGAATGGAACCTATGTATGTTTAGCAACAAGTACAGGAGCTCATCCTGCATGGATGGCACGTAAATACCCAGATGTATTACGAGTTGATTTCGAGGGGCGGAAACGAAAATTTGGAGGACGACATAATTCTTGTCCAAACAGCCCAACCTACCGAAAATATTCAGAGCGGATTGCAGAAAAGCTTGCTGAACATTACAAGGAACATCCAGCAGTACTAATCTGGCATGTTTCTAATGAATACGGAGGATATTGTTACTGTGACCATTGCGCGGACGGCTTTCGAAATTGGCTCCAAGAGCGATATACAACACTAGAAACCTTGAATAAAGCGTGGAATACAGGTTTCTGGGGTCATACCTTCTATGAATGGGAAGAGATTGTTCCACCAAATGCCCTTTCCGAAGAATGGGGAGTGGATAATACCAACTTCCAAGGAATTTCACTCGATTACCGCCGTTTTATGTCAGATAGTTTGCTAGAGTGTTACAAGCTAGAATATAATGCCATCAAAAAACACACACCTGACCTACCCGTAACAACGAATTTAATGGGTCTTTATAAACAATTGGACTATTTCAAATGGGCTAAGCATTTAGATGTTGTCTCTTGGGATAATTATCCTTCCCTAGATACACCTATTAGTTTGACTGCGATGACCCATGACCTCATGCGCGGCTTGAAGCAAGGACAGCCATTCATGCTTATGGAACAAACCCCAAGCCAACAAAATTGGCAGCCCTACAATTCACTCAAACGGCCTGGTGTTATGAAGCTTTGGAGCTATCAGGCTGTGGCTCATGGAGCGGATACCGTGATGTTTTTCCAGCTTCGACGATCCGTAGGTGCATGCGAAAAATATCACGGAGCTGTCATCGAGCACGTTGGCCATGAACATACACGAGTGTTCCGCGAATGCGCGGAGTTAGGTTCTGAATTGCAAAAACTCTCCGACAGTCTACTGGACACTAGAATCAACGCTCGGATCGCCATCGTTTTCGATTGGGAGAATCGCTGGGCCATTGAGCTGTCCAGTGGCCCAACCGTTGCACTCAAATATGTGGATGAAGTCCACAAATATTATGACGCTCTATTTCAACAAAATATCCAAGCCGATCTAATAGGTACAGACACAGATCTATCAGACTATGATATCGTTATTGCGCCTGTACTTTACATGGTGAAGGAAGGCTACGCGAAGCGGGTGGAGGACTTCGTCCGTTCAGGAGGAACCTTTCTGACGACATTCTTTAGCGGAATAGTAAATGAGAACGATATCGTCTCACTTGGCGGTTACCCCGGTGAATTGCGCGAGGTGCTCGGAATATGGGCAGAAGAAATCGATGCGCTTTTCCCTGATCAAAGCAACCAAATCGTGCTAAATGAACAATGGGGAGCACTCAGCGGTGAGTACCAATGTGGACTTCTATGTGACTTAATCCATTCAGAAGGAGCCGAGATAAAAGCGGTCTATGGCAGCGATTTCTATCAGGGAATGCCAGCATTAACCGTAAATAAATTCGGGGCAGGTCAAGCTTGGTATGTAGCCACTAGTCCTGAGCCATCCTTTTTGCAGGGGTTTCTAGCTAATTTATGCAAAGAAAAAGGAATAACAGCACCTATCCCCCCAGTTTCTGGTGTTGAGATTTCACAAAGAACCAATGAGAGTGAAACATACCTGTTTATCCTGAATCACAATGATCAACCCGTTAACGTAGATTTAGGAACCGTAAAGGGAATGGATTTAATAGCAGGTCAACCAGTAACCAATACCGCTACACTTTCTGCAAAAGGTGTTCTTATTCTTTCAATATATTGA
- the yidD gene encoding membrane protein insertion efficiency factor YidD, which produces MDEQHVLKNNGVGGEARLKKTLQVPIHFYRKFISPLKPPTCRFYPTCSQYALEAIEVHGALKGSWLSVKRICKCHPFHPGGIDHVPARVENLSHNDQSA; this is translated from the coding sequence ATGGATGAGCAGCATGTTTTGAAAAACAATGGAGTAGGGGGAGAGGCTCGGTTGAAAAAGACGTTACAGGTGCCTATTCATTTCTACCGGAAGTTTATTTCTCCGTTGAAACCGCCTACTTGCCGATTCTATCCCACTTGTTCGCAATATGCATTAGAAGCAATTGAAGTTCACGGTGCGTTGAAGGGATCATGGTTGTCGGTGAAACGAATTTGTAAATGCCATCCTTTTCATCCGGGTGGTATTGATCATGTACCGGCACGAGTGGAAAATTTATCTCATAATGATCAGTCTGCTTGA
- a CDS encoding YmaF family protein, with amino-acid sequence MHPRIPPAHVHFFETITSNELNHHHLLRLYTFNVNGTAYDNHVHQYQGISGIRFGHYHAYYGTTGPAIALQDGTHFHLLDGTVELNAYNTSRGGALLKSKQIEGLIQELHRHSYAGYSSVGMSYEPW; translated from the coding sequence ATGCACCCACGTATCCCACCTGCTCACGTTCATTTTTTTGAAACAATCACATCAAATGAATTAAACCATCATCATTTATTGCGTCTATATACCTTTAATGTAAACGGCACTGCTTACGACAATCACGTCCATCAATACCAAGGCATATCCGGCATCCGGTTTGGCCATTACCATGCCTACTACGGTACGACAGGACCTGCGATTGCACTCCAGGATGGAACTCACTTTCATTTACTTGATGGCACTGTTGAGCTGAACGCTTACAACACCTCGCGAGGGGGTGCACTGCTCAAATCTAAGCAAATTGAAGGCCTTATTCAGGAGCTGCACCGGCACAGTTACGCCGGTTATTCGTCTGTTGGTATGAGCTATGAGCCTTGGTGA